The Rhododendron vialii isolate Sample 1 chromosome 5a, ASM3025357v1 genome contains a region encoding:
- the LOC131327666 gene encoding uncharacterized protein LOC131327666: MILRTLGITQDGDRVALITYQLKGEAHYWWDLMEATHVIATMTFAEFETLFLDKYFPTPLRLAKEQEFLNLKQGTMTVTQYAAKFEELSRYAQTAVATEDKKARRFEWGLTTARRAVVAQAFPTYSGVVKCALRLESEETDFKIRWRKANNSTGGPIRTLLPSNNHGPYPTKPSNLLQGDQL, from the coding sequence atgatccttaGAACCTTAGGGATCACCCAAgatggagatcgtgtggccttgaTCACCTACCAGCTGAAAGGAGAAGCCCACTACTGGTGGGATCTAATGGAGGCAACCCATGtcatagccaccatgacctttgccGAGTTTGAGACCCTATTTCTCGACAAGTACTTCCCCACACCCCTTCGTCtggccaaggaacaagagttcctaaATCTGAAACAGGGAACGATGACCGTTACCCAATATGCGGCCAAATTCGAGGAATTGTCTCGTTACGCCCAAACGGCCGTTGCAACTGAGGACAAGAAGGCGAGAAGGTTTGAGTGGGGACTGACAACTGCTAGAAGGGCTGTGGTAGCTCAGGCCTTTCCCACCTATTCCGGTGTTGTGAAGTGTGCTCTTCGGTTAGAGAGTGAGGAGACTGACTTCAAAAtccgatggaggaaggcgaatAACAGCACTGGTGGACCAATCCGAACCCTTTTACCCAGCAACAACCATGGACCCTACCCTACCAAACCCTCTAACCTGCTTCAAGGCGACCAACTCTAG